From the Helicobacter sp. MIT 05-5293 genome, one window contains:
- a CDS encoding glyceraldehyde 3-phosphate dehydrogenase NAD-binding domain-containing protein yields the protein MINLAINGFGRIGRSIMRVALEREDVQIVAINDVADWEILTYLLEHDSTHQKLPYAVDYQNHTLCFDFDMCPPIHTLSYSRSEDIDFKALGADIVIESSGHFLQTSQLTHHLQKDVQKVILSASALDSMPTFIKGINEKHYQGEKIISNSSCTANAIAPICKILHDAFGIESATLTTIHSYTNDQSLLDSVYTKDKRRSRAAAQNIIPTSTGAAKEVMRVLPHLLGKLHGYSVRVPVSNIVLFDMSFTLCKPTTTEILNETLSKASENEMFGVVGIDTREGVSSDFINSPYSVVIAQDLSHVFQGNIARVMAWCDNEWGYAHRILDLAALIGK from the coding sequence ATGATAAACCTTGCTATCAATGGTTTTGGTCGCATTGGAAGAAGTATAATGCGTGTGGCATTAGAGCGTGAAGATGTGCAGATTGTCGCTATTAATGATGTCGCGGATTGGGAGATTCTCACCTACTTGCTTGAGCATGACAGCACACACCAAAAACTCCCCTATGCAGTGGATTATCAAAATCACACGCTTTGCTTTGATTTTGATATGTGTCCTCCTATCCACACTCTTAGCTATTCTCGCAGCGAAGATATTGATTTTAAAGCGTTGGGAGCAGATATTGTGATAGAATCAAGCGGACATTTTCTTCAAACTTCCCAGCTCACACATCATTTACAAAAGGACGTTCAAAAAGTGATTTTATCTGCTTCTGCACTTGATTCTATGCCAACTTTTATCAAAGGGATTAATGAAAAGCACTATCAAGGAGAAAAGATTATTTCAAACTCTTCTTGCACCGCGAATGCTATTGCTCCCATTTGTAAGATTCTTCATGATGCTTTTGGTATAGAATCTGCCACACTCACGACTATTCATAGTTACACAAATGATCAATCTTTGCTTGATTCTGTATATACGAAGGATAAACGCCGCTCACGAGCTGCCGCACAAAATATTATTCCTACAAGCACAGGTGCAGCAAAAGAAGTGATGCGCGTTTTGCCTCATCTTTTGGGTAAATTACATGGATACAGCGTGCGCGTGCCGGTGTCTAATATCGTATTGTTTGATATGAGTTTTACACTTTGTAAGCCTACTACGACAGAGATTCTTAATGAGACACTCTCCAAAGCCTCCGAAAACGAGATGTTTGGTGTTGTGGGTATTGATACTAGAGAGGGCGTGAGTAGCGATTTTATCAATAGCCCTTACAGCGTAGTAATTGCTCAAGATTTAAGCCATGTATTTCAGGGTAATATTGCGCGTGTTATGGCGTGGTGTGATAATGAATGGGGTTATGCGCATCGGATTCTTGATCTTGCCGCATTGATTGGTAAATAA
- a CDS encoding ribonuclease J, translated as MEEQNNSTQNPKFKSFTERFKKKPQEQQSETQDSQPKNIKPSSEHQKNKTFEKRRWSGKNHQNTNKTSSDESKNGVREIKNVDEKGNLGLHKDLKRGVEANTRIQKQSLNPHHKLNLDTKASVRITPLGGLGEIGGNITVIETPDSAIVIDVGMSFPNEDMHGVDILVPDFSYLFAIKDKIAGVIITHAHEDHIGAVPYLFKLLQFPIYGTPLPLGMIGSKFDEHGLKKFRSFFKIVEKRKPIKIGDFEVEWINITHSVIDASALAIRTEAGVILHTGDFKIDHTPIDNLPTDLHRLAHYGEEGVMLLLSDSTNSHRSGTTPSEASVGPTFETLFKQAQGRVIMSTFSSNIHRVYQAITYGIKYHRKVAVIGRSMEKNLEIARELGYIDLPQNIFIEAHEVAKYPDEEILIVTTGSQGETMSALYRMAIDEHRHIKIKPSDMVIISAKAIPGNEGSVSTVLNFLMKAGAKVAYQDFSEIHVSGHAAQEEQKLMLRLIKPKFFLPVHGEYNHIAKHKQTAIACGVLEKNIYLMEDGDQIEVNPNYMRKVRSVKNGKTFIDNQINRQIENDVVLDRQALANDGIVIISAKISKDRKILETKISSYGLVADKEDKGFEKEMNETLEFMVKNFKAEGFNAKNLENEVQNLFKRHIFKKVKKYPTIVPMIYVV; from the coding sequence ATGGAAGAGCAAAACAACTCTACACAAAACCCTAAATTTAAATCATTCACAGAACGTTTCAAGAAAAAACCTCAAGAACAACAAAGTGAGACACAAGATTCTCAACCTAAAAATATAAAACCCTCATCAGAACATCAAAAAAATAAAACTTTTGAAAAACGCAGATGGAGTGGCAAAAATCATCAAAATACCAATAAGACATCTTCAGATGAAAGCAAAAATGGTGTCAGAGAAATAAAAAATGTCGATGAAAAAGGGAATCTTGGACTGCACAAAGATTTAAAGCGAGGCGTGGAAGCAAACACAAGAATCCAAAAACAAAGCCTCAATCCTCATCACAAACTCAATCTTGACACAAAAGCAAGTGTGCGTATCACGCCGCTAGGTGGTTTAGGGGAAATCGGTGGAAATATCACCGTGATCGAAACACCAGATTCTGCTATTGTGATTGATGTAGGTATGAGCTTTCCTAATGAAGATATGCACGGAGTAGATATTCTTGTCCCTGATTTTAGCTATCTTTTTGCCATCAAAGATAAAATTGCTGGTGTGATCATCACTCATGCACACGAAGATCATATCGGTGCTGTGCCATATCTCTTTAAGCTCCTACAATTTCCTATTTATGGCACACCTTTACCTTTAGGTATGATTGGAAGCAAATTTGACGAACACGGATTAAAAAAATTTCGCTCATTCTTCAAAATCGTTGAAAAACGCAAACCCATCAAAATTGGAGATTTTGAAGTAGAATGGATCAACATCACACATTCAGTGATTGACGCTTCGGCTTTAGCAATTCGCACTGAAGCAGGAGTCATTTTACACACTGGGGATTTCAAAATCGACCATACACCGATTGATAATCTCCCGACAGACTTACACCGCCTAGCCCATTATGGTGAAGAAGGTGTAATGCTCCTCCTTAGCGATTCTACAAACTCTCACCGCAGTGGCACTACTCCTAGCGAAGCAAGCGTTGGTCCTACTTTTGAAACACTCTTTAAACAAGCTCAAGGACGAGTAATCATGAGCACTTTTTCCTCAAACATTCATCGCGTGTATCAAGCTATCACTTATGGCATCAAATATCATCGAAAAGTCGCTGTGATAGGACGTTCAATGGAAAAGAATCTTGAGATTGCACGAGAGCTTGGCTATATTGACTTACCTCAAAATATTTTTATCGAAGCACATGAAGTCGCCAAATATCCCGATGAGGAGATTCTTATCGTAACGACTGGTTCTCAAGGCGAGACGATGAGCGCACTCTATCGTATGGCAATCGATGAACACCGACATATCAAAATCAAACCAAGTGATATGGTGATTATTTCTGCTAAGGCAATTCCCGGTAACGAAGGTTCAGTATCAACCGTGCTTAATTTTTTAATGAAAGCCGGAGCAAAAGTTGCCTATCAAGATTTTAGCGAAATCCATGTGAGTGGGCATGCGGCACAAGAAGAGCAAAAATTAATGTTGCGTCTGATTAAACCAAAATTTTTCCTCCCTGTGCATGGTGAATACAATCATATCGCTAAACACAAACAAACCGCTATTGCTTGTGGTGTGTTAGAAAAAAATATTTATCTTATGGAAGATGGAGATCAAATTGAAGTCAATCCCAACTATATGCGAAAAGTTCGCAGTGTTAAAAATGGTAAGACTTTTATTGATAACCAAATCAACCGACAAATCGAAAATGATGTTGTGCTTGATCGCCAAGCCTTAGCAAATGATGGCATTGTTATCATTTCTGCGAAAATCTCTAAAGATCGCAAAATCCTCGAAACTAAAATCTCAAGCTATGGCTTAGTCGCAGATAAAGAAGACAAAGGCTTTGAGAAAGAAATGAATGAAACACTTGAATTTATGGTGAAAAATTTTAAAGCCGAAGGTTTCAATGCGAAGAATCTCGAAAATGAAGTGCAAAATCTCTTCAAACGACATATTTTCAAAAAAGTAAAAAAATATCCTACGATTGTGCCAATGATTTATGTTGTTTAA
- a CDS encoding TonB-dependent receptor — protein MNKFQWSAVVLSLLCANMLLADETAGGGQSNSTEEDSKVRKVNLGRSVVTATGFEQDIKDAPASMSIVTGEELRDRPVRDIGDAIRDLPGVSVDYQSSSYGGYMISIRGMPASYTLMLLDGARQGVDQTTFPNDTYSQQFFMPPIAAIDRIEVIRGPASTIYGTDAIGGVVNIITKKSFDKWSANATLNTTLEEQPYFGHSYGVSLYGAGPLDRAKKWSLQLRAKETFTQDPRENTIPIPDSINLDAPTLSIGTNYVGTGKSNSWQAGGRLGYDMNESNYFYLDFSHLGQYFDSTLLGTDNKFYSYNTILMHKGSYGNIRTNTSLSYNVAQQIARSRLGQTAIAQHRSIIPFWRMNLNIGAQYTFDTIAALGDTVFGGDYTDSVSRHQFSIFIEDEWAVLDNLFFTIGLRGNYSNLFAFNVSPRGYLVYKALEASAIGDLTFKGGVSTGYKAPNITSALPGWVSSTGKGSVRVYGNPDLKPESSINYEITAMHETDWTNIEITGFYTDFTNKILSQTVATGESLPAGYTCPSNLSTGTNSNISPSCQTSYNIDKAISYGLELFTQLKPISVGVGDLGVNLSYTWNKNKATSGEGKGLPLTGVPEHTLNMAINYTYKDLGVWIRGEYRAKQFRTNVAGRNGNYTNATFDAWKANNPGRSEYYNPYFLLHLGANYNFTQRLRANFGIYNLLNQSFFDYYVYTSGKDSTLANNYANVLEGRRYYIQLSYDF, from the coding sequence ATGAACAAATTCCAATGGAGTGCCGTTGTGCTTTCATTGCTATGTGCAAATATGCTATTAGCTGATGAAACAGCGGGGGGGGGGCAAAGTAATAGCACAGAAGAAGATTCTAAAGTCCGTAAAGTCAATCTTGGACGATCTGTTGTAACCGCTACAGGATTTGAGCAAGATATTAAAGACGCACCGGCTTCAATGTCAATCGTTACCGGAGAAGAATTACGCGATAGACCCGTGCGAGACATCGGCGATGCGATACGCGATTTGCCCGGCGTGAGTGTGGATTACCAAAGCTCAAGCTATGGGGGCTATATGATTTCTATACGCGGTATGCCTGCTAGTTACACACTAATGCTACTTGATGGAGCGAGGCAAGGTGTCGATCAGACAACTTTCCCAAATGATACTTATTCTCAACAATTCTTTATGCCGCCCATTGCAGCCATTGACAGAATCGAAGTGATTCGTGGTCCTGCTTCCACGATTTATGGGACAGATGCGATTGGCGGGGTAGTCAATATCATCACCAAAAAGAGCTTTGACAAATGGAGCGCAAACGCCACGCTCAATACGACTTTAGAAGAACAACCATATTTTGGGCATTCCTATGGAGTTTCACTCTATGGTGCAGGTCCGCTTGATCGCGCGAAAAAATGGAGCTTACAACTTCGTGCAAAAGAAACTTTCACGCAAGATCCTCGCGAAAATACTATACCTATTCCGGACTCAATTAATCTTGACGCACCCACACTCTCCATAGGGACGAATTATGTAGGCACAGGCAAAAGCAATTCTTGGCAAGCAGGCGGAAGATTAGGCTATGATATGAACGAAAGCAATTACTTTTATCTTGATTTCTCACATCTTGGACAATATTTTGATTCTACACTTCTAGGCACAGACAATAAATTCTACTCATACAATACCATACTGATGCACAAAGGGTCGTATGGGAATATCCGCACAAATACATCACTTAGCTACAATGTAGCCCAACAAATAGCCCGCAGTCGTTTGGGACAAACCGCCATAGCCCAACATCGCAGTATCATACCCTTTTGGCGTATGAATCTCAATATCGGAGCACAATACACATTTGACACGATTGCTGCCTTAGGCGACACTGTCTTTGGAGGGGATTACACAGATTCTGTCTCACGACATCAATTCAGTATCTTTATTGAAGATGAATGGGCAGTGCTTGATAATCTCTTTTTTACCATTGGTTTAAGGGGCAATTACAGCAACCTCTTTGCCTTTAATGTCTCCCCACGCGGATACCTCGTCTATAAAGCCCTAGAAGCAAGTGCTATTGGGGATTTGACCTTTAAAGGTGGTGTCTCCACAGGTTATAAAGCTCCCAATATTACCTCTGCCTTACCCGGCTGGGTTTCAAGCACAGGAAAAGGTTCAGTGCGTGTTTATGGGAATCCCGACTTAAAACCAGAATCAAGCATCAACTATGAAATCACTGCAATGCACGAGACAGATTGGACAAATATCGAAATCACCGGATTTTATACAGACTTTACCAATAAAATACTCTCACAAACCGTAGCTACTGGAGAGTCCTTACCCGCAGGTTATACTTGCCCAAGCAATCTTTCAACAGGCACTAATTCAAATATCTCACCCTCATGCCAAACTTCTTATAATATCGATAAAGCCATTAGCTATGGATTAGAGCTTTTCACACAGCTCAAGCCTATAAGTGTAGGCGTGGGCGATCTTGGTGTGAATCTCTCCTATACTTGGAATAAAAATAAAGCGACTTCAGGCGAAGGTAAGGGCTTACCGCTCACAGGAGTGCCAGAACACACACTCAATATGGCGATTAATTATACTTATAAAGATTTAGGCGTGTGGATTCGCGGAGAATATCGAGCCAAACAATTCCGCACCAATGTCGCTGGACGCAATGGAAATTACACTAATGCTACATTTGACGCATGGAAAGCAAATAATCCCGGTAGGAGCGAATACTATAATCCTTATTTTCTTTTACACTTAGGAGCAAATTATAATTTCACGCAAAGACTTAGAGCAAACTTTGGCATCTATAATCTCCTCAACCAAAGCTTCTTTGATTACTATGTATATACATCGGGAAAAGATTCTACACTCGCTAACAACTACGCCAATGTGCTAGAAGGGAGAAGATATTATATACAATTAAGCTATGACTTTTAA
- a CDS encoding thioredoxin family protein produces MVEIIDTARYKEEIKTGFVMIDFGASWCPDCRRVEPIVEKLAQDYANQLKIFKVSFDTENSLKEELNIRRIPTIIFYRDGVEVGERLIEPSSVNDFEKAIQNILGA; encoded by the coding sequence ATGGTAGAGATTATTGATACAGCGCGTTATAAAGAAGAGATTAAGACAGGTTTTGTAATGATTGATTTTGGTGCGTCTTGGTGTCCAGATTGTCGCCGAGTAGAGCCTATTGTGGAAAAATTAGCTCAAGATTATGCCAATCAACTCAAGATCTTTAAAGTCAGTTTCGATACTGAAAATTCGCTCAAGGAGGAGCTAAACATTCGCCGTATACCGACTATTATTTTTTACAGAGATGGTGTAGAAGTCGGAGAAAGGTTGATTGAACCTTCATCTGTGAATGATTTTGAAAAGGCGATTCAAAATATTTTAGGCGCATAG
- a CDS encoding putative sulfate exporter family transporter, giving the protein MRFSKGFFYGLLLLSVISAIALFVSYTFVLFLSPLIIGILLGALLSPLYPTLNAQFHIKDGIEFGAKKLLRLGIIFYGSYITLGEIASLGLNGFLVAVSVVGVIFCLSIVIGVKILKLDKEICMLVGIGSAVCGAAAILALESTLKTEPSKSSVALGFIVLFGLIGMILMPLVYYAGILPLSDYQWGVYIGASLHEVANVVGASAVSPESQNVAIIVKMTRVVLLVPLLFIISWFACRHSAIGDSPKSSKMYIPYFALVFLGVIVLHSLIAFPPVVVETAQFTSKLLLVIAMAALGLQIDWKKFVSFGAKTFILALILFVILLVGTYVLVDFMI; this is encoded by the coding sequence ATGCGTTTTTCTAAAGGATTTTTTTATGGTTTGTTGCTCTTAAGTGTTATTAGCGCGATAGCACTTTTTGTCTCTTATACTTTTGTATTGTTTCTTTCACCGCTTATTATTGGAATCTTGCTAGGGGCATTGCTTTCGCCACTTTATCCGACTTTAAATGCTCAATTTCATATCAAAGATGGCATTGAATTTGGTGCAAAAAAACTATTGCGTTTAGGTATTATCTTTTATGGTTCGTATATCACTTTAGGAGAAATCGCTAGTCTTGGTTTAAATGGCTTTTTGGTTGCGGTGAGTGTTGTGGGTGTGATTTTTTGCCTAAGTATCGTCATTGGTGTAAAGATTCTTAAGCTGGATAAAGAGATTTGTATGCTTGTAGGAATTGGTAGTGCTGTATGCGGTGCTGCTGCAATTCTTGCGTTAGAATCTACCCTTAAAACCGAGCCTAGCAAAAGCTCTGTCGCCTTAGGGTTTATCGTGCTTTTTGGGCTTATTGGTATGATTTTAATGCCATTAGTTTATTATGCAGGTATCTTACCTTTAAGCGATTATCAATGGGGTGTATATATCGGAGCGAGTTTGCACGAAGTAGCAAATGTCGTGGGCGCATCGGCAGTTTCTCCAGAATCTCAAAATGTCGCAATTATTGTCAAAATGACGCGAGTTGTGCTTTTAGTGCCTTTATTGTTTATCATTTCGTGGTTTGCGTGTCGGCATAGTGCGATAGGGGATTCTCCTAAATCTTCTAAAATGTATATTCCCTACTTTGCTCTTGTTTTTTTAGGCGTGATTGTTTTGCATTCTTTGATTGCATTTCCCCCTGTCGTTGTTGAAACAGCGCAATTTACTTCTAAGCTTTTGCTTGTAATTGCAATGGCTGCATTAGGCTTACAGATTGATTGGAAAAAATTTGTCTCTTTTGGAGCAAAGACATTTATCCTTGCTTTGATTTTATTTGTTATCCTACTGGTCGGCACTTATGTGCTTGTCGATTTTATGATTTAA
- the recG gene encoding ATP-dependent DNA helicase RecG produces MLPAQDILASFDKEDQKKLAKLKITNLFSLVLSHTPKSYTNTTLIPTLDCESPINGVLRVRVTQIKPAGFGKNAMLHIYAQMLDFNEFLHITIFHAKAFHKKLFVLDSEMYIMGKLELKFGEYSMTQPSIVKEINTIKTQFKTTLFNAQTMQQLTQRLITQKYLLVCGLPLDIACKIEEIFNPTKVFLQAYNANGNTFPRDFLDALKFVEIYHYLQNLSCKKRHFPANFVCTGCAEDFIKTLPFDLTKGQNHAIKDIYKDLTSPIAAKRLVMGDVGCGKTMVILCAVMIAYPYKSILMAPTTILAKQLYEEACRFLPSYVKMQLITSQSKAVFDDEAHFIIGTQALLYRDLRLKDLALVMSDEQHRFGTIQRYKLEKISSDSESLDSVESAILKESTQNKKHPHVLQFSATPIPRTLAMLNAQLIDFSFIRDVPFKKEILTRVIGKKDFSHLFSHLRNEIAQGHQAIIVYPLVEESQSIDYASLSEGSSFWQKHFEGVFVTSGKDKEKQEVLDAFREKGCILLATTVVEVGISLPRVSTIVIVAPERLGLATLHQLRGRVSRNGLKGYCYLYTHSVNDERLKAFAATLSGFEIAELDLKYRNSGDLLSGDRQSGDAFMYVDMESDEAIIHRVQDLLHSS; encoded by the coding sequence ATGCTTCCCGCACAAGATATTCTTGCTTCTTTTGATAAAGAAGATCAAAAAAAACTTGCAAAACTAAAAATTACCAATTTGTTTTCCTTAGTGTTGTCGCACACACCGAAATCCTATACAAACACCACACTTATTCCCACGCTTGATTGTGAATCTCCGATAAATGGAGTATTGCGTGTGCGTGTTACGCAGATTAAACCCGCAGGTTTTGGCAAAAATGCTATGTTACATATTTATGCGCAAATGCTTGATTTTAATGAGTTTCTTCATATCACTATTTTCCATGCCAAAGCCTTTCACAAAAAGCTTTTTGTGCTTGATTCTGAAATGTATATTATGGGTAAATTAGAGCTAAAATTTGGCGAATATTCTATGACACAGCCAAGTATTGTCAAAGAAATTAATACGATTAAAACGCAGTTTAAAACGACACTTTTTAATGCCCAAACGATGCAGCAACTCACCCAGCGACTTATCACACAAAAATATCTTTTAGTTTGCGGGTTGCCCTTAGATATTGCGTGCAAGATTGAAGAAATTTTTAATCCTACAAAAGTATTTTTACAAGCCTATAACGCAAATGGCAACACCTTTCCTAGAGATTTTCTTGATGCGCTTAAATTTGTTGAAATCTATCATTATCTTCAGAATCTCTCATGCAAAAAAAGACATTTTCCTGCAAATTTTGTTTGCACAGGTTGCGCGGAAGACTTTATCAAGACACTTCCTTTTGATTTGACAAAGGGACAGAATCATGCGATTAAAGACATTTACAAGGATTTGACTTCACCTATTGCTGCTAAGCGTCTAGTGATGGGCGATGTGGGCTGTGGTAAAACAATGGTGATTCTTTGCGCAGTGATGATTGCCTATCCGTATAAAAGTATTCTTATGGCACCCACAACGATTCTTGCTAAACAGCTGTATGAGGAGGCGTGCAGATTCTTGCCTTCTTATGTGAAAATGCAGCTGATTACCTCTCAAAGCAAGGCAGTTTTTGATGATGAGGCGCATTTTATTATTGGCACGCAAGCGTTGTTGTATCGTGATTTGAGGCTTAAAGATCTAGCATTGGTGATGAGTGATGAGCAGCATCGTTTTGGCACGATTCAACGTTATAAACTTGAGAAAATATCTAGTGATTCTGAAAGTTTAGATTCTGTAGAATCTGCCATATTGAAAGAATCTACACAAAATAAAAAGCACCCCCATGTCTTGCAGTTTTCAGCGACACCTATACCACGCACTTTGGCAATGCTCAATGCGCAATTGATTGATTTTAGCTTTATCCGTGATGTGCCTTTTAAAAAGGAGATTCTCACGCGTGTGATTGGCAAAAAGGATTTTTCACATCTTTTTTCACATCTTCGCAATGAAATCGCACAAGGACATCAAGCAATTATCGTTTATCCGCTTGTAGAGGAAAGTCAAAGTATTGATTATGCCTCTTTGAGTGAGGGGAGTAGCTTTTGGCAGAAGCATTTTGAGGGTGTTTTTGTTACTTCGGGCAAGGATAAAGAAAAGCAAGAAGTGCTTGATGCGTTTAGAGAAAAGGGCTGCATTTTGCTTGCTACGACCGTGGTTGAGGTAGGCATCTCCTTGCCTCGTGTTTCGACAATCGTAATTGTCGCACCCGAGAGACTTGGACTAGCGACATTGCATCAGCTTCGAGGGCGTGTCAGTCGGAATGGATTAAAGGGGTATTGTTATCTTTACACGCATTCTGTGAATGATGAGCGATTAAAGGCGTTTGCTGCGACTTTAAGTGGATTTGAGATTGCAGAGCTAGACTTAAAATACCGCAATAGCGGGGATTTATTGAGCGGGGATCGCCAAAGTGGCGATGCGTTTATGTATGTGGATATGGAGAGCGATGAAGCTATTATCCATCGTGTGCAAGATCTCCTACACTCCTCTTAA
- a CDS encoding SDR family NAD(P)-dependent oxidoreductase — protein sequence MNIEKIRANYQRIAITGASSGIGKEIALYLASPQTSLYLTGRDTQRLADIKESCVNQGAKVQESTFDVRNESACQQWCEDIFQERVDLLIINAGMALGEDESANQQIQVAQTNVMGVANIVFYALEKMQQQEKIKGYRGQIVLIASIASLLAMPNAQSYSASKHFVRILGEALNLSYPDITITTICPGFITTPLTAHLAQWIPMMSAKQAARKILVASAKRKWLYIFPFWLGFAARFYNLLPLCIKRYLCKILNIMGKL from the coding sequence ATGAATATTGAAAAAATCAGAGCAAATTATCAACGCATCGCTATCACAGGAGCAAGTAGCGGGATTGGCAAAGAAATCGCACTTTATCTCGCCTCACCGCAGACATCATTGTATCTCACAGGAAGAGACACGCAACGACTCGCAGACATTAAAGAATCGTGTGTCAATCAAGGTGCAAAAGTGCAAGAAAGCACATTTGATGTCAGAAATGAATCTGCATGCCAACAATGGTGTGAGGATATATTTCAAGAGCGTGTGGATTTGCTTATCATCAATGCAGGTATGGCATTAGGTGAAGATGAAAGTGCGAATCAACAAATACAAGTCGCCCAAACAAATGTAATGGGTGTCGCAAACATCGTATTTTACGCACTCGAAAAAATGCAACAACAAGAGAAAATCAAAGGGTATCGCGGACAAATCGTATTGATTGCATCTATCGCTTCACTTTTGGCAATGCCAAATGCGCAAAGTTACAGCGCATCAAAGCATTTTGTGAGAATCCTCGGCGAAGCACTGAATCTCTCTTATCCTGACATCACTATTACGACTATTTGCCCGGGATTTATCACCACGCCTTTAACGGCACATTTAGCACAATGGATACCCATGATGAGTGCCAAACAAGCAGCACGAAAAATCCTTGTCGCTTCTGCTAAACGCAAATGGCTTTATATTTTTCCTTTTTGGCTGGGATTTGCTGCGAGATTCTATAATCTTTTGCCTTTGTGCATCAAACGATATTTGTGCAAGATTCTTAACATTATGGGCAAACTTTAG
- a CDS encoding DUF2443 family protein has protein sequence MFEKMDQIFKNIEDIRDDINILLNMAKISLVDYIMIKRGSQDMPEHLTFTTLSQIDVEIDKLKAEIDALNKLKRELLVF, from the coding sequence ATGTTTGAAAAAATGGATCAGATTTTCAAAAATATTGAGGACATTCGCGATGATATTAATATCTTACTCAATATGGCAAAGATTTCTCTTGTGGATTATATTATGATCAAACGCGGTTCGCAGGATATGCCTGAACATTTGACTTTTACCACATTGTCGCAAATTGATGTCGAGATAGACAAACTCAAAGCAGAAATTGACGCACTCAACAAACTCAAAAGAGAATTGTTAGTTTTTTAG
- a CDS encoding KpsF/GutQ family sugar-phosphate isomerase: MDYLQIAKEVLQTESDALLNGFKNLNAQELERIIECIIACKGKFIVCGVGKSGLVGEKISATLSSTGTPSVFLHPTEAMHGDLGMIQKDDVILAISYSGESEELVNIIPHIKRLGNTIITMSKDSQSTLSKMGDYFLNIAVAKEACPLNIAPTSSTTLTLALGDVLAVCLMKKRGFKEDDFASFHPGGSLGKQLFVKVKDLMQTQNLPLITPDIPLSEAIIIMSEKRLGNAIITQDDKLWGILSDGDLRRAMMHKDFDLHAPVSHYATHNPKACDCPDMLALDALKLMEKNKIQLLIITNKQNHIEGVIHLHTLVSAGIK; the protein is encoded by the coding sequence ATGGATTATTTGCAAATTGCCAAAGAAGTTTTACAAACAGAATCTGATGCCTTGCTCAATGGATTTAAGAATCTGAACGCACAAGAGCTTGAGCGCATTATCGAATGTATCATTGCTTGCAAAGGTAAATTCATCGTGTGCGGTGTAGGCAAAAGCGGACTTGTAGGAGAAAAAATCTCCGCTACACTCTCAAGCACAGGCACTCCTAGTGTTTTCTTACACCCGACAGAAGCGATGCACGGGGATTTGGGAATGATACAAAAAGATGATGTGATTTTAGCTATCAGTTACAGCGGTGAGAGCGAAGAGCTTGTCAATATCATTCCCCATATCAAACGACTAGGCAACACAATCATTACAATGAGTAAAGATTCTCAATCCACACTTTCAAAAATGGGTGATTATTTTTTAAATATTGCTGTCGCCAAAGAAGCATGCCCTCTTAATATCGCTCCTACAAGCTCTACTACTCTAACCCTCGCGTTAGGCGATGTTTTAGCCGTATGTCTGATGAAAAAACGCGGATTCAAAGAAGATGATTTCGCATCTTTTCACCCAGGTGGAAGCTTAGGCAAACAGCTTTTTGTCAAGGTAAAAGATTTAATGCAAACACAAAATCTTCCATTAATTACACCTGATATACCTCTCTCTGAAGCCATTATCATAATGAGCGAAAAGCGTTTGGGCAATGCGATTATCACCCAAGACGATAAACTTTGGGGGATTCTAAGTGATGGAGACTTGCGCCGCGCGATGATGCACAAAGATTTTGATTTACACGCACCTGTCAGCCATTATGCCACACACAATCCAAAAGCTTGTGATTGCCCTGATATGCTTGCATTAGACGCATTAAAGCTCATGGAAAAAAATAAAATCCAGCTTTTAATCATCACAAATAAGCAAAATCATATAGAAGGTGTTATACACTTACACACACTCGTATCTGCAGGTATCAAATAA